In a genomic window of Salvelinus fontinalis isolate EN_2023a chromosome 7, ASM2944872v1, whole genome shotgun sequence:
- the LOC129859383 gene encoding myosin regulatory light polypeptide 9: MSSKRAKGKTTKKRPQRATSNVFAMFDQSQIQEFKEAFNMIDQNRDGFVDKEDLHDMLASLGKNPSDEYLEAMMTEAPGPINFTMFLTMFGEKLNGTDPEDVIRNAFACFDEEGTGVIQEEYLRELLTTMGDRFTDEEVDELFREAPIDKKSNFNYVEFTRILKHGAKDKDD, translated from the exons ATGTCGAGCAAAAGGGCAAAGGGAAAGACCACCAAGAAGCGCCCCCAGCGTGCTACTAGCAATGTCTTCGCTATGTTTGACCAGTCTCAGATCCAGGAGTTCAAGGAGGCCTTCAACATGATTGACCAGAACCGTGATGGGTTTGTCGACAAGGAGGATCTGCACGACATGCTAGCCTCATTGG GGAAGAACCCGTCTGATGAGTACCTGGAGGCTATGATGACTGAAGCTCCTGGGCCCATCAATTTCACCATGTTCCTCACCATGTTTGGTGAGAAGCTCAACGGCACGGACCCTGAGGACGTCATCAGAAATGCTTTTGCCTGCTTCGACGAAGAGGGTACAG GTGTCATCCAGGAGGAATACCTCAGAGAGCTACTGACCACCATGGGTGACCGCTTCACAGACGAGGAAGTGGATGAGCTCTTCAGGGAGGCTCCCATTGACAAAAAGAGCAACTTCAACTATGTGGAGTTTACGCGCATCCTAAAACACGGAGCCAAGGATAAGGACGATTAA